A DNA window from Campylobacter anatolicus contains the following coding sequences:
- a CDS encoding TlpA family protein disulfide reductase has translation MCVNFKAIFSLLFMILVLFGCGNDGYNKNHIVLNSPNGVKTQYFPEDRRLMMNDGKAYMLFFFGTSCGVCMAQAPIINEIYSEFSDKFSIYGIFGPSLGFDKDLAIIKEHDINYNVISDKISVDYFSKVVGGVMGVPAIFIFDSHGNLKRRFIGLTPKPTLENEIKLIL, from the coding sequence ATGTGTGTAAATTTTAAGGCCATTTTTTCGCTACTTTTTATGATATTGGTTTTATTTGGATGTGGCAACGATGGGTATAATAAAAATCATATCGTACTAAACTCGCCAAATGGTGTTAAAACGCAGTATTTTCCAGAAGATCGTCGCTTAATGATGAATGATGGCAAGGCGTATATGCTATTTTTCTTTGGTACGAGTTGTGGCGTATGTATGGCTCAAGCTCCAATAATAAATGAAATTTACAGCGAATTTAGCGATAAATTTAGCATTTATGGGATCTTTGGACCAAGCCTTGGCTTTGATAAGGATCTAGCGATTATAAAAGAACACGATATTAATTATAATGTTATTAGTGATAAAATTTCAGTTGATTACTTCTCAAAAGTAGTTGGTGGTGTAATGGGCGTCCCTGCTATATTTATATTTGATAGTCATGGCAATCTTAAAAGGCGTTTCATTGGATTAACGCCAAAGCCAACATTAGAAAATGAGATAAAACTTATACTTTAA
- a CDS encoding glutathione peroxidase: MSFYDINVKDKKGEMVSLSEYKGKVILVINSATGCGFTPQYNELERLYETYKDRGFIILDFPCDQFGHQTPGSDEEISEFCQMKFGVKFPQFAKIEVNGKNAAEVFKFLKSQKGFGGFDKDHKHFAVLDDMLRKVDSEYEKNPDIKRNFTKFLLDKDGKVVARFESTAGADKIEECLKTLL; this comes from the coding sequence ATGAGTTTTTATGACATAAATGTAAAGGACAAAAAGGGTGAGATGGTAAGTCTTAGCGAGTATAAGGGTAAAGTTATTTTAGTGATTAACTCTGCGACTGGTTGTGGATTTACCCCACAATATAATGAACTAGAAAGACTTTATGAAACCTATAAGGATAGAGGCTTTATAATACTTGATTTTCCGTGCGATCAGTTTGGGCATCAAACACCAGGCAGCGACGAGGAGATAAGCGAGTTTTGTCAGATGAAATTTGGCGTGAAGTTTCCGCAGTTTGCAAAGATAGAGGTAAATGGTAAAAATGCAGCTGAAGTGTTTAAATTTTTAAAGAGCCAAAAGGGCTTTGGTGGGTTTGACAAAGATCACAAGCATTTTGCTGTATTAGATGATATGCTTAGAAAAGTAGACAGCGAATATGAGAAAAATCCCGATATAAAGCGGAATTTTACTAAATTTTTACTAGACAAAGACGGTAAGGTAGTAGCGAGATTTGAGTCAACGGCAGGAGCCGATAAGATAGAAGAGTGCTTAAAAACACTACTTTAA
- a CDS encoding ABC transporter ATP-binding protein, with protein sequence MSKVLELKDICKRFGDVVALDSISFDVSRGEWISVMGPSGSGKSTLVNILSLMDEPTSGTYLLGGDDASRLNADDTLKFRREKIGLIFQQFHLVPYLSALENVMIAQYYHSSVDEDDAKRALERVGLGHRLDHRPSQLSGGEQQRLCIARSLINDPEILIADEPTGNLDEANERVVLELFKQLRNEGKTILLITHNPDLGEFGDKIVYLKHGRLENIDVISDERRVKADAKIGAIK encoded by the coding sequence ATGTCAAAGGTATTAGAACTAAAAGATATTTGTAAGAGATTCGGCGATGTAGTCGCACTTGATAGTATAAGCTTTGATGTTAGTCGTGGCGAGTGGATAAGTGTAATGGGTCCAAGCGGTAGTGGTAAAAGTACACTTGTAAATATCCTTTCTCTTATGGATGAGCCAACTAGTGGCACATATCTGCTAGGCGGAGATGATGCAAGTCGTTTAAATGCTGATGATACGCTTAAATTTAGACGAGAGAAAATAGGACTTATTTTTCAGCAGTTTCACCTCGTGCCGTATTTAAGTGCATTAGAAAACGTTATGATAGCTCAGTATTACCATAGTAGTGTTGATGAAGATGACGCTAAAAGGGCGTTAGAGCGTGTGGGACTAGGACATAGGCTAGATCACCGCCCAAGTCAGCTAAGTGGTGGTGAGCAACAACGTCTTTGTATCGCTCGTTCACTCATAAACGACCCTGAAATTTTAATCGCTGATGAACCTACGGGCAACCTTGATGAAGCAAATGAACGCGTTGTTTTGGAGCTTTTTAAACAGCTTAGAAACGAAGGCAAGACGATACTTCTTATCACACACAACCCAGATCTTGGTGAATTTGGCGATAAGATAGTCTATCTAAAACATGGAAGACTTGAAAATATAGATGTTATAAGCGATGAAAGACGAGTAAAAGCAGATGCTAAAATTGGAGCTATAAAATAA
- a CDS encoding excalibur calcium-binding domain-containing protein: protein MALAVFGAEKYDCSKRYCKQMASCAEAYHYLNNCNRSSFDRDGDGVPCENVCKDRKKK from the coding sequence GTGGCATTAGCAGTATTTGGAGCAGAAAAATATGACTGCTCCAAGAGGTATTGTAAGCAGATGGCTAGCTGTGCAGAGGCGTATCACTATCTTAACAACTGCAACCGCTCAAGTTTTGATCGAGATGGCGATGGTGTGCCGTGCGAAAACGTGTGTAAAGACAGAAAGAAAAAATGA
- a CDS encoding molybdate transport repressor — translation MQIFEDKKGAKSGAIFATLLFVAGFIGSFYYELGNSAIFAMIVGVLCVAFCVKKIFQVSFLQVIDDGFIVQKGSKSAKFKFNDIEKISIKLIDKKKNAEVLLVEFKKNRLDRDLVDGLIQPLGERDAVILDKYELNKYELSTILMDALQKQANKKN, via the coding sequence ATGCAAATTTTTGAAGATAAAAAGGGTGCAAAAAGTGGGGCGATATTTGCTACGCTACTTTTTGTCGCTGGTTTTATAGGTAGCTTTTATTATGAGCTTGGTAACTCCGCGATATTTGCTATGATCGTTGGTGTGTTGTGCGTTGCTTTTTGTGTTAAGAAAATTTTTCAAGTTAGCTTTTTGCAAGTTATTGATGATGGATTTATCGTGCAAAAAGGTAGCAAGAGTGCGAAGTTTAAATTTAATGATATCGAAAAAATCAGCATAAAACTAATAGATAAAAAGAAAAATGCTGAAGTTTTGCTGGTTGAGTTTAAGAAGAATCGCCTTGATAGAGATCTAGTCGATGGGCTTATACAGCCACTTGGCGAAAGAGATGCTGTGATACTTGATAAATACGAGCTTAATAAGTATGAACTTTCAACTATTTTAATGGACGCTTTGCAAAAACAAGCTAATAAAAAGAACTGA
- a CDS encoding rubredoxin: protein MREFIKEHPCVYLSTHTPLGYENLEAKKIVDLDNPPKNEFIKNADFIYDAPTGRYICSVCGYIYDPKLGDPEHGIAPGTKFEDLPDEWHCPNCASGQDKFSKA from the coding sequence TTGCGTGAGTTTATCAAAGAGCACCCATGTGTGTATCTCTCAACTCATACACCACTTGGATATGAGAATTTAGAGGCTAAAAAGATAGTAGATCTTGATAATCCGCCTAAAAATGAGTTTATAAAAAATGCCGACTTTATCTATGATGCACCAACTGGCAGATATATCTGCTCGGTATGTGGATATATCTATGACCCTAAGCTTGGCGATCCAGAGCATGGCATAGCACCCGGGACAAAGTTTGAAGACTTGCCTGATGAGTGGCACTGCCCAAACTGTGCTTCAGGGCAGGATAAATTTAGTAAAGCGTAA
- the rplQ gene encoding 50S ribosomal protein L17 — protein sequence MRHKHGYRKLGRTSSHRSALLKNLAIAIIKSEKIETTLPKAKELRGYVEKLITRARKGDFNAHRAVFAALQDKESTNKLVTQIAPKFKERNGGYTRIVKTRIRRGDAAEMAYIELVSE from the coding sequence ATGAGACATAAACACGGATATCGCAAACTTGGTAGAACGTCATCTCATCGCTCTGCATTGCTTAAAAATTTAGCAATTGCAATCATTAAAAGCGAGAAGATAGAGACGACTTTGCCAAAGGCAAAAGAGCTTAGAGGTTACGTTGAAAAGCTTATTACAAGAGCAAGAAAGGGCGACTTTAATGCCCACAGAGCAGTTTTTGCTGCTTTGCAAGACAAAGAGAGTACAAACAAGCTAGTTACTCAGATCGCACCTAAATTTAAAGAACGCAATGGCGGATATACAAGAATAGTCAAAACTCGTATCCGTCGCGGTGATGCTGCAGAAATGGCCTATATCGAGCTAGTTAGCGAATAA
- a CDS encoding ferritin family protein, whose translation MRQYETYKCKKCGNVVEVQNVGGGTLSCCGEDMECVTSDLTAVNLMKAFAGESMARNKYELYGDLAREAGYHAIAKHFYEAAENEKWHARAEFKAYHELMNDPIDKMDKNLLDAAAGENYEHTTMYPDFAKIATNEDKKAIARLFNAIAKVEVEHEREYLELKKILDEDGFFEGDDDEVWVCEVCGHVHRGKKAPSACPLCKAPKEYFKREFLG comes from the coding sequence ATGAGACAATATGAAACATACAAGTGCAAAAAGTGTGGCAATGTAGTAGAGGTGCAAAATGTAGGCGGCGGTACTTTAAGCTGTTGTGGCGAGGATATGGAGTGCGTTACAAGCGATCTTACGGCAGTAAATTTAATGAAAGCCTTTGCTGGCGAGTCTATGGCTCGTAATAAATACGAACTTTACGGCGATCTTGCACGTGAGGCAGGATACCACGCTATCGCAAAGCATTTTTACGAAGCAGCAGAGAATGAAAAATGGCATGCAAGAGCAGAGTTTAAGGCCTATCACGAATTAATGAACGATCCTATTGATAAGATGGATAAAAATCTGCTTGATGCAGCGGCTGGAGAGAACTATGAGCATACAACTATGTATCCAGACTTTGCAAAGATCGCCACTAATGAGGATAAAAAGGCTATCGCACGGCTATTTAATGCTATCGCAAAGGTTGAAGTAGAGCATGAACGTGAGTATTTAGAACTCAAAAAGATACTTGATGAAGATGGATTTTTTGAAGGAGATGATGATGAAGTGTGGGTTTGTGAGGTGTGCGGACACGTCCATCGTGGTAAAAAAGCCCCAAGTGCCTGTCCACTTTGTAAAGCACCAAAGGAGTATTTTAAACGCGAGTTTTTAGGATAA
- a CDS encoding UDP-N-acetylmuramoyl-L-alanyl-D-glutamate--2,6-diaminopimelate ligase has translation MKIYIENGFVTDNSNECENGCLFIKMSANSAFWEVARERGARLISIDECKKILNIDENIKIVGITGTNGKTTTAAAICSALLNLGFGCGLSGTRGAFINGKRIDEKALTTSPILQTLGYLKVASEQKCKFFIMEVSSHAIAQNRIEGLKFALKIFTNLTQDHLDYHKSMDEYARVKSSFFSDEGLKLINIDDNGGLKFNAKNAYTYSLSKYATFTPIAYGLKGGIDAVVKTPNGDVELSSSLQGEFNLYNLIATIAAIKLLTNASNSDISTAISEFSGVAGRVEVVSGDPLVIVDFAHTPDGIEKVLNALRHLNLVVVFGAGGDRDNTKRPKMGAIAQRYANFCIVTSDNPRSEEPETIIDEICAGMDINKSVVREVDRKKAIELGLSKVRELGAGAALVILGKGDEEYQEIKGVKYPFSDKNIVEACLFS, from the coding sequence ATGAAAATTTACATTGAAAATGGCTTTGTGACTGATAACTCAAACGAGTGTGAGAACGGTTGTTTATTCATAAAAATGTCGGCAAATTCTGCATTTTGGGAAGTGGCTCGTGAGCGTGGTGCAAGGCTTATTAGTATTGATGAGTGTAAAAAGATCTTAAATATTGACGAAAATATAAAGATAGTAGGCATAACTGGAACAAATGGCAAGACAACGACCGCTGCTGCGATATGCTCGGCACTTTTAAATTTAGGCTTTGGCTGTGGGCTTAGCGGAACTCGTGGAGCATTTATAAATGGCAAACGCATCGATGAAAAGGCTCTTACGACCAGTCCTATTTTGCAGACTCTTGGGTATTTAAAAGTAGCAAGTGAGCAAAAATGCAAATTTTTCATTATGGAGGTTAGCTCTCACGCAATCGCACAAAATCGCATAGAAGGGCTTAAGTTTGCCCTTAAAATTTTTACAAATTTAACGCAAGATCATCTTGATTATCACAAAAGCATGGATGAGTATGCCCGTGTAAAATCAAGCTTTTTTAGTGATGAAGGCTTAAAACTCATAAATATTGATGATAATGGTGGGCTAAAATTTAACGCCAAGAACGCTTATACGTATTCGCTTAGCAAATACGCGACTTTTACACCTATTGCTTATGGACTTAAAGGTGGTATAGATGCGGTTGTAAAGACGCCAAATGGAGATGTGGAGCTTAGCTCATCGCTTCAAGGTGAGTTTAATCTATATAATCTCATAGCTACTATCGCCGCGATAAAGTTACTTACAAACGCTTCAAATAGCGATATATCCACAGCTATTAGTGAGTTTAGTGGTGTGGCTGGACGCGTTGAAGTCGTTAGTGGAGACCCACTTGTGATAGTAGATTTTGCACATACGCCTGATGGTATTGAAAAAGTGCTAAATGCTTTGCGACATTTAAATTTGGTCGTTGTTTTTGGTGCAGGTGGTGATAGAGATAACACGAAGCGTCCTAAAATGGGAGCTATTGCACAGCGTTATGCGAATTTTTGTATAGTAACGAGCGATAATCCACGCAGTGAAGAGCCAGAGACGATTATAGATGAAATTTGTGCTGGTATGGATATAAATAAGAGCGTGGTACGTGAGGTTGACCGCAAAAAGGCTATAGAGCTTGGATTAAGCAAGGTGCGTGAACTTGGGGCTGGTGCGGCACTTGTAATACTGGGTAAAGGGGATGAAGAGTATCAAGAAATCAAAGGCGTAAAATACCCATTTAGCGATAAAAATATCGTTGAAGCTTGTCTTTTTTCCTGA
- the traT gene encoding complement resistance protein TraT — protein MKKLINLCIFAFVLFLSGCATSSTPSLYTQSSVPIFVTTQDTNTTIFINFKNSSGAINTLENSVKTKFINRGYILANDMNTASIVILGDLMSLQRLEVKDPNVFLNLGYGFGSFGSGYGIGVGTIFGADDFYDHRTNSYIYKANVSVMIRTKEREQSTILSIQSGRNTYSPSYIMPFIEDKIATQILNFFY, from the coding sequence ATGAAAAAGCTTATAAATTTATGCATTTTTGCATTTGTACTGTTTTTGTCAGGTTGTGCGACAAGCTCCACACCGAGCCTTTATACGCAAAGCTCTGTGCCGATATTTGTTACCACGCAAGATACAAATACAACTATATTTATAAATTTCAAAAATTCATCAGGTGCTATTAACACACTTGAAAACTCCGTAAAGACTAAATTTATAAATCGAGGCTACATACTTGCAAACGATATGAACACAGCTAGTATCGTGATACTTGGTGATCTAATGTCACTACAACGCCTTGAAGTTAAAGACCCAAATGTGTTTTTAAATTTAGGTTATGGGTTTGGTAGTTTTGGAAGTGGCTATGGTATCGGCGTTGGGACGATATTTGGAGCTGATGACTTTTATGACCATCGCACAAACAGCTACATATATAAGGCAAATGTAAGCGTGATGATACGCACAAAAGAGCGAGAACAAAGCACGATATTAAGTATCCAAAGTGGTCGCAATACCTACTCGCCAAGTTATATAATGCCATTTATTGAAGATAAAATAGCTACACAGATCTTAAATTTCTTCTATTAG
- a CDS encoding MBL fold metallo-hydrolase translates to METLTKFKPEQLAKYKGKMQIKTIKFAENGYMKQGFAFGGEDGPDRHDNNVLYRSGLQNYLIDTGDDVILIDTGFPRNFPVPIQDEKTMIYTGKKINDYIDGLAKLGYKPEQITKIIITHKHIDHTGEVNSFPNAKVYASRVECESNELKGCKNLIPVDFTSGTYYNYEKSEIIAPGIRMLPAVGHTMGNSIAVAELDGIFYIFQGDVTYTDEALYANRLSDFYEDINEARKT, encoded by the coding sequence ATGGAAACTTTGACTAAATTTAAACCAGAGCAACTCGCAAAATATAAGGGTAAAATGCAGATAAAAACGATAAAATTCGCTGAAAATGGCTATATGAAGCAAGGCTTTGCATTTGGTGGCGAAGATGGTCCAGACAGGCACGATAACAACGTATTGTATCGTTCAGGTTTGCAAAACTATCTCATAGATACAGGTGATGATGTGATCCTTATAGATACAGGCTTTCCGCGGAATTTTCCAGTGCCGATACAAGATGAGAAGACTATGATATATACTGGCAAAAAAATAAATGACTATATAGATGGATTAGCCAAGCTTGGTTATAAGCCAGAGCAGATTACTAAGATCATCATCACGCACAAACACATAGACCATACTGGCGAAGTGAATAGCTTTCCAAATGCAAAAGTCTATGCCTCTCGCGTTGAGTGTGAATCAAATGAGCTAAAAGGTTGTAAGAACTTGATACCGGTTGATTTTACTAGTGGGACGTATTATAACTACGAGAAATCCGAGATCATAGCACCTGGTATACGTATGCTACCAGCTGTCGGACATACGATGGGTAATAGCATAGCCGTGGCTGAATTAGATGGGATATTTTATATATTTCAAGGAGATGTAACCTACACAGATGAGGCACTTTATGCAAACCGCTTATCTGATTTTTATGAAGATATAAATGAGGCTAGAAAGACTTAA
- a CDS encoding YbaK/EbsC family protein — MSEQIFNKINMMLTQHCARFRVINHEAAGTSQSVAALRGTHVGQGAKALVCTIKGVQKDIVKQKIHILAVLPADYRADLNALCDELGGLKASLSSPSEVSEFTDCVIGSVPPFSFHDELKLVCDPYLFERFEEIAFNAGLLDRSIVLNASDYARIAKPNLIKFAIKN; from the coding sequence ATGTCAGAACAAATCTTTAATAAGATAAATATGATGTTAACTCAGCATTGTGCTAGATTTCGTGTTATAAATCACGAAGCTGCAGGGACTTCACAGAGCGTGGCTGCCTTACGTGGCACACATGTAGGACAGGGTGCAAAAGCTTTAGTTTGCACTATTAAAGGTGTACAAAAAGACATAGTAAAACAAAAAATTCATATTTTAGCCGTTTTACCAGCTGATTATAGAGCTGATTTAAATGCACTTTGTGATGAGCTTGGTGGCTTAAAAGCATCTTTGTCAAGTCCGTCAGAGGTGAGCGAATTTACTGATTGTGTTATCGGTTCGGTACCGCCATTTAGTTTTCACGATGAGTTAAAACTCGTTTGTGATCCATATCTTTTTGAGCGTTTTGAAGAGATCGCTTTTAACGCAGGATTGCTTGATCGCTCTATTGTTTTAAATGCAAGTGATTACGCTCGTATCGCTAAGCCGAATTTAATAAAATTTGCAATAAAAAATTAA
- a CDS encoding phage tail tape measure protein, producing MARKATLTFGMDLSDFNKAMAAINRQSKDLSQNLQNTIPTAIKAYKKGAIELKDSIKKAVSTKLELDMSKAKEQIANLKGEIIAAVGSVAVLSAPIKSAMDFESAMADVKKVVDFDSTEELKAFSNELIKMSTTIPMSAEGLTQISAAGAQMGISKNELMKFTDLAAKTAVAFDVTAQMAGDSIGDIKNILSLSIDETGELMDAINHLSNKNAAKAKEIVEVMKEISGIGKQVGITKEQTAALATSFIALGKTP from the coding sequence ATGGCAAGAAAAGCAACTTTAACATTTGGTATGGACTTAAGCGACTTTAACAAAGCGATGGCGGCTATAAATAGACAGAGTAAAGACTTAAGCCAAAACCTACAAAACACCATCCCAACAGCAATAAAAGCGTATAAAAAAGGTGCAATTGAGTTAAAAGATAGTATAAAAAAAGCCGTCAGCACAAAGCTAGAGCTAGATATGTCAAAGGCAAAAGAGCAGATCGCAAATTTAAAAGGCGAGATAATAGCTGCCGTTGGTAGCGTGGCGGTATTGTCAGCCCCAATAAAATCAGCGATGGATTTTGAAAGTGCAATGGCAGACGTTAAAAAGGTTGTGGATTTTGATAGCACTGAAGAGTTAAAGGCGTTTTCAAACGAGCTAATTAAAATGAGTACAACTATCCCTATGAGTGCAGAAGGATTAACCCAGATAAGTGCTGCAGGAGCTCAAATGGGAATATCTAAAAATGAGCTTATGAAATTTACAGACCTTGCAGCCAAAACAGCAGTAGCCTTTGATGTAACGGCCCAGATGGCAGGTGATAGTATAGGCGATATAAAAAATATACTAAGTTTAAGCATAGATGAGACAGGTGAATTAATGGATGCTATAAATCACCTATCAAACAAAAATGCCGCCAAAGCAAAAGAGATAGTAGAGGTAATGAAGGAAATATCAGGCATAGGTAAACAAGTCGGCATCACAAAAGAGCAGACAGCCGCTCTTGCTACGTCCTTTATAGCACTTGGTAAAACACCATAA
- a CDS encoding MarR family winged helix-turn-helix transcriptional regulator — translation MKIDDKLRLKNQLCFPLYVASKEITKLYRPFLDEIDLTYTQYIAMIVLWEHEQMSVKDLGEMLYLDSGTLTPLLKKLEEKGFIERNRASYDERNVIISLTKNGKNLHDKAALVPDKMSACVCYDEKNAKQLYELLYGLIGKISPSHKR, via the coding sequence ATGAAGATAGACGATAAGCTTAGACTAAAAAACCAGCTTTGTTTTCCACTTTATGTCGCATCAAAAGAGATCACAAAACTTTATAGACCATTTTTAGACGAGATAGATCTCACATACACGCAGTATATCGCGATGATAGTTTTATGGGAGCATGAACAAATGAGTGTAAAAGATCTTGGTGAGATGCTCTATCTTGATTCAGGTACTCTTACTCCGCTTTTAAAAAAGTTAGAAGAGAAGGGTTTTATAGAGCGAAATAGAGCTAGTTATGATGAACGAAATGTGATTATCTCGCTGACTAAAAATGGTAAGAACCTACACGATAAAGCAGCCTTAGTCCCTGATAAGATGAGTGCTTGCGTTTGTTATGATGAGAAAAACGCAAAGCAACTTTATGAGCTACTTTATGGACTAATAGGCAAGATAAGTCCATCTCATAAAAGGTAA
- a CDS encoding histidine kinase: protein MLYFSLAYESSKDRNLLFFIQICSLAQDSPEEARTLFEYFLNKDKFGEIDTNLDEILEILESKFYIDTEIEEQDAISYEDFKRAVAHEGSFKRVFENIMFSTRVMISKKDDFLEFLQDLIKNNFLEMSMNYLESAAVMFSGDERIDMLLKEIQKRRSDENLH from the coding sequence ATGCTATATTTTTCACTTGCCTACGAGAGCAGTAAAGATCGAAATTTGCTATTTTTCATACAGATTTGCTCTCTCGCACAGGATAGTCCAGAAGAGGCAAGAACGCTCTTTGAATATTTTTTAAACAAGGATAAATTCGGCGAAATAGATACAAATTTGGATGAAATTTTAGAGATTTTGGAGTCTAAGTTTTATATAGATACCGAGATTGAAGAGCAAGATGCTATAAGTTATGAGGATTTTAAGCGTGCCGTTGCGCACGAGGGTAGTTTTAAACGCGTGTTTGAAAATATTATGTTTTCAACTAGAGTTATGATCTCAAAAAAGGATGATTTTTTAGAATTTTTGCAAGATTTGATAAAAAATAACTTCCTTGAAATGAGTATGAACTATTTAGAGAGTGCAGCTGTAATGTTTAGCGGTGATGAGCGGATAGATATGCTTTTAAAAGAGATACAAAAGAGACGTAGCGATGAAAATTTACATTGA
- a CDS encoding NifU family protein, translating to MIPFSDDELLKPIALSLQKVLPMLENDGGGMELLGIKNGKVYLRLTGHCHGCAASGATLKYGIERQLRIDIHPELEVINIPLGEEFDIDRI from the coding sequence ATGATACCATTTAGTGATGATGAGCTTTTAAAGCCTATTGCTTTAAGCTTACAAAAAGTTCTTCCTATGCTTGAAAATGACGGTGGTGGTATGGAGTTGCTCGGCATTAAAAATGGTAAAGTATATCTGCGTCTTACTGGACATTGCCATGGATGTGCGGCGAGTGGAGCGACATTAAAATACGGCATCGAACGCCAACTTCGCATCGATATACACCCAGAGCTTGAGGTAATAAATATCCCGCTCGGAGAAGAATTTGACATCGATAGAATATAA
- a CDS encoding DNA-directed RNA polymerase subunit alpha, whose amino-acid sequence MRKITTSAYMPTEILVQSISENVARITAYPFETGYAVTLAHPLRRLLYTSTVGFAPTGVKIEGVSHEFDSMRGMLEDVAFFIINLKKIRFKLKNDSEREVIEYSFKGPKEITGADLNNDIVQIVNPDAYLATINEDAELKFSVIIQKGIGYVPSEEIREEIEDDYIALDAFFTPVKKAVYDIENVLVEDNPDYEKIVFTITTDGQVGPIEAFKHCLEAMYQQMSVFKGVLDIDVNAPIASTSTNSEYSKLLASVEELNLSARSFNCLDKAEIRFIGELALMDENELKELKNLGKKSLEEIKAVMEEIGYPVGGDVLKDSKDQLKKKIAELKSQMDA is encoded by the coding sequence ATGAGAAAAATTACTACATCAGCTTATATGCCGACAGAAATTTTAGTGCAGAGCATTAGCGAAAATGTAGCTCGTATAACAGCATATCCATTTGAGACTGGTTATGCTGTAACCCTAGCACACCCGCTACGCAGACTACTTTATACAAGTACAGTTGGTTTTGCACCAACTGGTGTGAAGATAGAGGGTGTTAGCCACGAATTTGATAGTATGCGTGGCATGCTAGAAGATGTTGCATTTTTTATTATAAATTTAAAAAAGATTCGTTTTAAGCTTAAAAATGATAGTGAACGTGAGGTTATTGAGTATAGTTTTAAAGGACCAAAAGAGATAACAGGTGCAGATTTAAATAATGATATAGTCCAGATTGTTAATCCTGATGCATATCTTGCTACTATAAATGAAGATGCTGAGCTTAAATTTTCAGTTATCATTCAAAAAGGCATTGGATATGTGCCTAGCGAAGAGATACGTGAAGAGATTGAAGATGATTATATCGCACTTGATGCGTTTTTTACGCCCGTTAAAAAAGCAGTATATGACATTGAAAATGTCTTGGTTGAAGACAATCCAGACTATGAAAAGATCGTATTTACTATAACTACTGACGGACAGGTTGGTCCAATTGAGGCATTTAAACATTGTCTCGAGGCGATGTATCAGCAGATGTCAGTATTTAAGGGTGTTTTAGATATAGATGTAAATGCACCTATAGCTAGTACAAGCACAAATAGTGAGTATTCAAAGCTTTTGGCTAGTGTAGAGGAGCTAAATTTAAGTGCAAGGAGCTTTAACTGTCTTGATAAGGCGGAGATTAGATTTATTGGTGAATTGGCACTTATGGATGAAAACGAGTTAAAAGAGCTTAAAAATCTTGGCAAAAAATCTCTTGAAGAGATAAAAGCTGTTATGGAAGAAATCGGCTATCCAGTTGGTGGCGATGTGTTAAAGGACAGCAAAGATCAGCTTAAGAAAAAAATAGCTGAACTAAAATCGCAAATGGATGCATAA